One Nicotiana sylvestris chromosome 12, ASM39365v2, whole genome shotgun sequence genomic window carries:
- the LOC138882874 gene encoding uncharacterized protein: protein MGRKLRESNENERVLLAKTLMGTMGQKLRESKKESVLSVKTFAGAIRQQGTEEQTNVRGLSVKTVQGTASRTRYKVSTIQNSPFTDVDEFLFRLQMWWHELGGDGQKWLIKYLGALTDIMNVKPRDDLITALVTFWDPVHNVFCFSDFELTPTLEEIAGYSGFDGDLRNQKLIFPKAPSVHRFFSLLNVSNQIRKSNVVKGCCSFNFLYSRFEKPDGFEIYEKGLTNKQNKDTWQIHRRFAFIVAFLGIIVFPNKERTIYIRIARVVQVLTTKERHTLAPIILSDIYRALTFCKSGAKFFEGCNILLQMWLTEHLRCHPKFMHYGQSKDNFIESYEERIKDYKSPEGVEAWISHLRSLMKRPAVCATESSKTAREIPSGAR from the exons ATGGggcgaaagctgagagaaagtaatgaaaatgagagagtcttattggcgaaaaccctcatgggcaccatggggcaaaagttgagagaaagtaaaaaggAGAgcgtcttatcggtgaaaaccttcgcgggcgCCATAAGGCAACAAGGAACTGAGGAACAAACGAATgtgagaggtttgtcggtgaaaaccgttcagggcactgcaagtcgaacaag GTACAAAGTGAGCACCATCCAAAACTCACCATTCACAGATGTAGATGaatttctatttcggcttcagatgtggtggcatgagttaggaggagatggtcagaaatggctcattaagtatttgggagctctcacagacATTATGAACGTTAAACCACGCGATGATTTGATTACGGcgctagtgactttttgggaccctgttcacaatgtcttttgcttctctgatttcgagcttactcccacattggaagaaatagctggatattccggttttgatggagatttgagaaaccagaaacttatattcccaaaggctccctcagtacacCGATTCTTTAGTCTTCTGAAtgtcagtaatcaaatcagaaaaagcaacgttgtcaaagggtgttgttctttcaacttcctatattcaaggttcgaaaagccggatggatttgaaatttatgaaaagggccttaccaataaacaaaacaaggacacctggcagattcaccgacgcttcgctttcatagtggcttttctgggaatcattgttttcccaaacaaagagcggacgatttatattcgcatagccagagtcgtacaagtcctcactaccaaggaacgTCACACCCTTGCCccaatcattctctcagacatttatcgggcattgactttctgtaaatccggggcaaaattcttcgaagggtgcaatattttgttgcaaatgtggttgactgaacatctccgatgtcaccccaagttcatgcattATGGTCAGAGCAAggacaatttcatcgagagttatgaagaaagaataaaagactataaatctccagaaggggtggaagcctggatatcccatttaagatctttaatg AAGCGTCCAGCCGTATgtgccacagagagttctaagacagctagggagataccaagtggtgcccgatga
- the LOC138882873 gene encoding uncharacterized protein, whose amino-acid sequence MVEGSRQWHEKSPFAFLGYRTTVRTSVGATPYLLVYGTEAVIPAEVEIPSLRIVDELKIDDDEWVKTRLEQLNLIDEKRLAAVCHGQLYQRRIARAYNKMVRP is encoded by the coding sequence atggtagaaggttcgaggcaatggcacgaaaaatcaCCATTTGCGTttttgggatatcgcactactgttcgcacttcggtaggtgcaactccttatttgttggtatatggcactgaagcagtaatacctgcagaagttgaaatcccttcccttcgaattgtcgATGAGCttaaaattgatgatgatgagtgggtcaaaacccgtttggagcagttgaacttgattgatgaaaaacgattggcagcagtatgtcatggccagttatatcaaagaagaatagcaagagcatacaacaaaatgGTGCGTCcctga